One region of Pogoniulus pusillus isolate bPogPus1 chromosome 19, bPogPus1.pri, whole genome shotgun sequence genomic DNA includes:
- the LOC135183746 gene encoding uncharacterized protein LOC135183746: protein MPRGYLRSCACLGCHSRRSSSQEQPSPGCPRQIRGFQALRQAVPREQSAEARPSGMGLAASSQREATASLPAPSSCQAATQTRCWLPQPARQVLGLCRAAGPGSGGSAGAQQDGASCQALEQLKGMVQEMKEMSDSLIQCVTQPCPQDRVPRVPASPTVPTARQKASGAEASTGQAELMAQQEELDEASPAAAALPEEATAVPLQAKPSLHNLRAYRGLLWDCNNTVVGFADIFARELEKSRVVAQSLGVCTAGMTPAAPAGRRQSQEPVLHNLRVQDGLLLDSSSRVVGSAELSAQ from the exons ATGCCCAGAGGGTATTtaaggagctgtgcctgcctgggctgccaCTCCCGGAggagcagctctcaggagcagccATCCCCTGGGTGCCCTCGGCAGATCCGCGGGTTCCAGGCCCTGCGCCAGGCGGTGCCGCGGGAGCAGAGTGCTGAGGCTCGGCCGTCCGGCATGGGGCTGGCAGCATCCTCCCAGCGggaggccacagcctccctgcccgcacccagcagctgccaggctgcgaCCCAGACGCGGTGCTGGCTGCCGCAGCCTGCCAGGcaggtgctggggctgtgccgcGCTGCGGGGCCCGGCTCGGGCGGCAGCGCAGGGGCGCAGCAGGACGGAGCAAGCTGCCAGGCTTTGGAGCAGCTCAAGGGCATGGTGCAGGAGATGAAGGAGATG agtgacagcctgatccagtgtgtgacacagccctgccctcaggACAGAGTGCCCAGGGTGCCAGCCTCGCCAACTGTGcccacagccaggcagaaggcatcgggagcagaggccagcacaggccaggctgagctcatggcgcagcaggaggagctggacgaggccagcccagctgctgctgcgctccctgaggaggccacagcagtgccgcTGCAGGCGAAACCTTCTCTGCACAACCTCCGAGCCTACAGAGGACTCCTGTGGGACTGCAACAACACAGTCGTGGGCTTCGCTGACATCTTTGCtcgggagctggagaagagcagagttgTGGCGCAGAGCCTCGGCGTGTGCACAGCAGGAAtgactcctgcagcccctgcgggcagaaggcagagccaggagcCTGTTCTGCACAACCTGCGAGTGCAGGACGGGCTCCTGCTGGACTCCAGCAGCAGAGTCGTGGGCTCggctgagctctctgctcagtag